The Parafrankia discariae sequence CGTCGTCGACCACCACGCCTCGAACACCCTGTTCGGTGACATCAACGTCGTCGACATCGAGGCGGCGTCCACGAGCGTCATGGTGGTGCGCATCATCGACGCGCTCGGCGTCGAGCTCGACCAGGACATCGCCGCCGCGGTCTACACCGGGCTGGTCACCGACACCGGCTCGTTCCGGTTCGCGGCCACGACGCCGGCCGTCCACGAGCTCGCCGCCCGCCTGCTGGCGACCGGCATCCGGCACGACCTGATCGGCCGGACGCTGTGGGACACCCACCGCTTCGGCTATCTCAAACTGCTCGGGCAGGCGCTGGAACGCGCCCGCCTCGAACCCGAGTTCGACCTCATCTGGACCTGGTGCACCGAGGCCGACCTGCGGGTGGCGGGCATCGGCTACGACGAGATCGAGGCGGTCATCGACACCGTCCGCACGGTGTCCGAGGCCGAGGTGGCCGTCGTCTGCAAGCAGGACGGCGACGTCTGGAAGATCTCGGTGCGCTCCAAGGGGGCGGTGGACGTCGGAGCGGTCTGCACCGCGCTCGGCGGCGGCGGGCACCGCTTCGCGGCCGGTATCTCCTCGTCGGCGCCGCTGGAGACCGTGATGGGCGTCTTCCGCGAGGAGCTCACCCGTGCTCCCCGCCTCGCCGGATGATCCCTCCCGTGCCCTCCTCTGAACATCCCGTGGCGGCTGGACGTCCCGTGGCGGCCGAGCGGCCCGCGGCCGTCGACGGGCTCGTCGTCGTGGACAAGCCCGCCGGCTGGACGTCGCACGACGTCGTGGCGCGGTCCAGACGCCTGCTGGGTACCCGCCGCGTCGGCCACGCCGGCACCCTGGACCCGATGGCGACCGGCGTGCTCGTCCTCGGTGTCGGCCGGGGGACCCGGCTGCTCGGCCGGCTGGCCCTGACCGCCAAGGTGTACGAGGCCACGATCCGCCTCGGCCGCACCACCACCACCGACGACGCCGAGGGCGACCCGGTGGCGGACCGCCCGGTCGACGTCGCCGCCGGCCCGCTCGCGGCGGCGATGGCCGAGCTGACCGGGGAGATCGACCAGGTCCCGTCCAGTGTCAGCGCGGTGAAGGTCGCCGGGGTGCGGGCCTACGACCGGGTCCGGGCCGGCGAGGAGGTGACGCTCGCGCCGCGGCGGGTCACCGTGAGCCGGTTCGAGCTGCTCGCCCGGCGCGACGGGACCGACCTGGACGTCGTCGTCGAGTGTTCGAGCGGGACCTACATCCGGGCGCTCGCCCGGGATCTGGGGGCCGCGCTGGGCTGCGGCGGCCATCTCACCGCGCTGCGGCGCACCGAGGTGGGGCCGTTCGGGCTGGCCGGGGCGGTGACCCTCGACGCGCTCGCCGAGGCCGGGAACGCCGCGGTCCTGCCGCTGGGGGCGGCGGTGGCGGCGACCTTCCCACGCCGCGACGTGGACGGCGAGCAGGCCCGGGACGTCGCCTACGGGCGGCGGCTGCCCGTGCTCGGCAGCCCGGGGCCGTACGGCGTGTTCGGGCCGGACGGGGCGCTGCTCGCGCTGTTCGAGGAACGCGACGGCGCGGCCCGGCCGATCGTGGTCTTCGCACCCGCGTAACGCCCCATCGCGATCGTAGATCGACTCGTGATGCCCTAGGCTTCGGCAGGTGCGACGTTGGCGCGGAGTGGAGAACACCCCGGACGACTGGCCGGGAGGAGTCGTCACCATCGGCTTCTTCGACGGCGTCCACCTGGGGCACCGGCGGATCATCGGTCGGGCGGTGGAGCTGGCACGTGAGCGTGGGCAGCAGGCGGCCGTGGTGACGTTCGATCCACACCCGGCGGAGGTCCTGCGCCCCGGGACCCATCCCGCGCTGCTGACGACGCTGCGGCACAAGGCCGAACTGCTCGAGGCCGTCGGCGTCGACGCGCTGTGCGTCGCCCCGTTCACCCTCGACTTCAGCCGGATGACCGCCGACGACTTCGTCCACGAGATCGTCGCCGGGCGGCTGCGGGCGACCGGCGTGGTCGTGGGGGAGAACTTCACCTACGGCCACCGCGCCGCGGGGAACGTGGAGACGCTGGCCCGTGGCGGCGGCGCCGAGGGCTTCACCGTGGAGGGGATCGGCCTCGTCCACGCCGACGAGCAGGTGCTCTCCTCCACGGCGATCCGCCGGCGGGTGGCCGACGGTGACGTCGAGGGCGCCGCGGTGGCCCTCGGCCGGCCGCACCGGGTCGAGGGCGTGGTGGTGCACGGGGACGCGCGGGGCCGGCTGATCGGCTTCCCGACGGCGAACCTGCAGTGCACGCCGTGGGCGGCGGTTCCCGGCGACGGGGTGTACGCCGGTTTCGCGCGGTGGTCCGGCCAGCGCCGGGCGGCCGCGATCTCGATCGGCACGAACCCGACCTTCGAGGGCCGCGACCGCCGGGTCGAGGCGTTCCTGCTCGACTTCGACGGTGACCTCTACGGCGAGTACATGGTCTACGAGTTCACCCACCGGCTGCGCCCGACGCTGCGCTTCGACTCGGTCGACGAGCTCGTCGTGCAGATGGCGCGCGACGTCGACGCCACCCGCGCGGCCACGCTCCCCGTCTGACACCGGTTCCGCGTCTGACACCGGTTCCGCGTCCGACCCGGTTCCGCGTCCGACCCGGCTTCCCGTCCGGCGCGGCGCGGGGGCCGAACGGAGTCGGTGCCCGGATGCCGACGGTCGGTGCCGGGGCGGGTCTCCCGAGGTTGATAAGCTTCCCTTTCAAGCGGGAGCGGTGTGTCCGGTGACGGCGTGCCGGTGGTTGGCTCGTGGCGGTTGCTGATGTTCGCAGGTGTTGACGTTCGTGCGCAGGTGTTCCGCGCGGAGCGCTGACACGCGGGTGTTGACGCTCACAGGTGTTGACGCTCAGTGGTCGCTGAGGCTCGGTGGTGGTCGGGAGATTCGGTGAAGGCCGATGTCCCCGGGTGGTCGCCGGCGGTGGAGCCGCGGCCGACGGCGTACACCGGCAGGAGGCTCGGGTGATGCAGACCCCGAGCGCGCGCCGCCCCGGACGAGGAACGAGGTGGGGCGTGCCGCTCTCTGGCGACGTCAAGCAGAAGATCATGTCGGACTACGCCACGGTCGACCGGGACACCGGTTCAC is a genomic window containing:
- the truB gene encoding tRNA pseudouridine(55) synthase TruB, coding for MIPPVPSSEHPVAAGRPVAAERPAAVDGLVVVDKPAGWTSHDVVARSRRLLGTRRVGHAGTLDPMATGVLVLGVGRGTRLLGRLALTAKVYEATIRLGRTTTTDDAEGDPVADRPVDVAAGPLAAAMAELTGEIDQVPSSVSAVKVAGVRAYDRVRAGEEVTLAPRRVTVSRFELLARRDGTDLDVVVECSSGTYIRALARDLGAALGCGGHLTALRRTEVGPFGLAGAVTLDALAEAGNAAVLPLGAAVAATFPRRDVDGEQARDVAYGRRLPVLGSPGPYGVFGPDGALLALFEERDGAARPIVVFAPA
- a CDS encoding DHH family phosphoesterase translates to MTVVSTDTESAGRPASAGVSGGAPTPTAVQLASRHAAESLAEAVAALRGALDAGEGILLLAHVNPDGDSLGSAIALGLALRRLGASPQVSFDADPFVVPRTLRFLPGQDLLVAPGELGDSPRLVVTLDAGSEERLGCLARRLAVPRRVVVVDHHASNTLFGDINVVDIEAASTSVMVVRIIDALGVELDQDIAAAVYTGLVTDTGSFRFAATTPAVHELAARLLATGIRHDLIGRTLWDTHRFGYLKLLGQALERARLEPEFDLIWTWCTEADLRVAGIGYDEIEAVIDTVRTVSEAEVAVVCKQDGDVWKISVRSKGAVDVGAVCTALGGGGHRFAAGISSSAPLETVMGVFREELTRAPRLAG
- a CDS encoding bifunctional riboflavin kinase/FAD synthetase; this encodes MRRWRGVENTPDDWPGGVVTIGFFDGVHLGHRRIIGRAVELARERGQQAAVVTFDPHPAEVLRPGTHPALLTTLRHKAELLEAVGVDALCVAPFTLDFSRMTADDFVHEIVAGRLRATGVVVGENFTYGHRAAGNVETLARGGGAEGFTVEGIGLVHADEQVLSSTAIRRRVADGDVEGAAVALGRPHRVEGVVVHGDARGRLIGFPTANLQCTPWAAVPGDGVYAGFARWSGQRRAAAISIGTNPTFEGRDRRVEAFLLDFDGDLYGEYMVYEFTHRLRPTLRFDSVDELVVQMARDVDATRAATLPV